In Rhodanobacteraceae bacterium, the following proteins share a genomic window:
- a CDS encoding tetratricopeptide repeat protein: MLLARDKQDVRGARSLLAELRRRVDDADQRVDAWLLEAELLAPVDRKAAGQVYDEALAQNGQDVRLLYSRALFRIGDDDVAGLEQDLRSILALDPENAQALNALGYTLADRTDRHQEALGYIERAYARHPDDGAFIDSMGWVQYRLGNLDEALKYLRRAWELVPDGEVGSHLAEVLWVSGRQDEARALWRELLQRFGDNAALRESVRRLQPELLP; encoded by the coding sequence GTGCTGCTGGCGCGCGACAAGCAGGATGTGCGTGGCGCCCGCTCGCTGCTGGCCGAACTGCGGCGCCGGGTGGACGATGCAGACCAGCGCGTGGATGCCTGGCTGCTGGAGGCGGAATTGCTGGCACCGGTGGACCGCAAGGCCGCCGGCCAGGTTTACGACGAGGCGCTGGCGCAGAACGGCCAGGACGTGCGCCTGCTGTATTCGCGCGCATTGTTCCGCATCGGCGACGACGATGTCGCCGGACTGGAGCAGGATTTGCGCAGCATCCTTGCGCTGGATCCGGAGAACGCGCAGGCGCTGAATGCGCTCGGCTACACCCTGGCGGATCGCACCGATCGGCACCAGGAGGCGCTGGGCTACATCGAACGCGCCTATGCCAGGCACCCTGACGATGGTGCCTTCATCGACAGCATGGGCTGGGTGCAGTACCGGCTGGGCAATCTGGACGAGGCGCTCAAATACCTGCGCCGCGCCTGGGAACTGGTGCCGGACGGCGAGGTCGGCAGCCACCTGGCCGAAGTGCTGTGGGTCTCGGGCCGCCAGGATGAGGCGCGCGCCCTGTGGCGCGAACTGCTCCAGCGCTTCGGCGACAACGCCGCGCTGCGCGAGAGCGTGCGTCGCCTGCAGCCGGAATTGCTGCCTTGA
- a CDS encoding glutamyl-tRNA reductase, producing MAILALGINHATAPIALRERVAFAPERTPDALRDLRALPGVGAAAILSTCNRTEVYVDHEPGAEQKALTWLERFHGLDPAELHPATYRYQDAQAVRHVFRVATGLDSLVVGEPQILGQLKQAYRIAQDARTLSGPLEQLLQRSFSVAKTVRTETRLGANAVSVAYAAVRLATQVFDEMPKRQALLVGAGETIELVARHLVGAGVRRTLVVNRTLERAHALADRIGGQAARLADLETHLVDCDILVTATHGNDPVVRSDMVRRAFAGRRRRPLFAVDLGVPRNIEASVGDLDDVYLYSVDDLRGIVEEGLRGRREAAAQAESMVTLHVEEFMAWWRERSAASAIISMRQRAEQARADVLERARKRLRHGDTPEQALEFLANTLTNRLLHRPTVGLRSAAAVGDEEFLEFASRLLALEAVSGE from the coding sequence ATGGCCATCCTGGCGTTGGGGATCAATCATGCGACCGCACCGATCGCCCTGCGCGAGCGGGTCGCGTTTGCGCCCGAACGCACGCCCGACGCGCTGCGCGACCTTCGCGCGCTGCCCGGCGTCGGTGCCGCGGCGATCTTGAGCACCTGCAACCGCACCGAGGTCTATGTCGACCATGAGCCGGGCGCGGAGCAGAAGGCGCTGACCTGGCTGGAGCGCTTTCACGGGCTGGATCCGGCCGAGTTGCACCCGGCCACCTACCGCTACCAGGATGCGCAGGCGGTGCGGCATGTGTTCCGCGTCGCAACCGGCCTCGATTCGCTGGTCGTCGGCGAGCCGCAGATCCTTGGCCAGCTGAAGCAGGCCTACCGGATTGCGCAGGACGCGCGCACCTTGTCCGGTCCGCTGGAACAGTTGCTGCAGCGCAGTTTCTCGGTCGCCAAGACCGTGCGCACCGAGACCCGCCTGGGCGCGAATGCGGTGTCGGTGGCCTACGCCGCGGTGCGCCTGGCCACCCAGGTGTTCGACGAGATGCCCAAGCGCCAGGCCCTGCTGGTGGGCGCCGGCGAGACCATCGAGCTGGTCGCGCGCCACCTCGTCGGTGCCGGCGTACGGCGCACCCTGGTGGTCAACCGCACACTGGAACGCGCGCATGCGCTGGCAGATCGCATCGGCGGCCAGGCTGCGCGGCTGGCGGACCTGGAAACCCACCTGGTCGATTGCGACATCCTGGTCACCGCGACCCACGGCAACGATCCGGTGGTGCGCAGCGACATGGTCCGGCGCGCTTTTGCCGGGCGCCGCCGGCGGCCGCTCTTCGCGGTCGATCTGGGCGTACCGCGCAACATCGAAGCGAGCGTCGGCGACCTCGACGATGTCTACCTGTATTCGGTGGACGATCTGCGCGGAATCGTCGAGGAGGGCCTGCGCGGGCGCCGCGAGGCCGCCGCCCAGGCGGAATCGATGGTCACCCTGCATGTCGAGGAGTTCATGGCCTGGTGGCGCGAACGCTCCGCCGCCAGCGCCATCATCAGCATGCGCCAGCGCGCCGAGCAGGCCCGCGCGGACGTACTTGAGCGCGCGCGCAAGCGTCTGCGCCACGGCGACACCCCCGAGCAGGCGCTGGAATTCCTCGCCAACACCCTGACCAACCGCTTGCTGCACCGCCCCACCGTCGGCCTGCGCAGCGCCGCCGCCGTCGGCGACGAGGAGTTCCTCGAGTTCGCATCGCGGTTGCTGGCGCTTGAAGCAGTGAGTGGTGAGTAG
- the prfA gene encoding peptide chain release factor 1, protein MNPRIRHKLDEMSERLMEVQLLLAQPETLADGARFRELSREYSQLESLARDYREYQRLEADLAATRAMAETERGEMRELAQAEAAELDTHLTQLGDSLALNLVPTDPRDERNLFLEVRAGTGGDEAAIFAGDLFRMYTRYAESRGWRVEILSQSAGEHGGYKEIIARVEGQGAYSALKYESGTHRVQRVPATEAQGRIHTSACTVAILPELDDVDSTPVNPADLKVDTFRASGAGGQHVNKTDSAIRITHLPSGIVVECQDERSQHKNRARALSLLQARLTDAERSRQAAQQSEDRRLQVGSGDRSQRIRTYNFPQGRLTDHRINLTLYQLGDIVEGNLDPVVGPLQQEDRAQALEALLGRA, encoded by the coding sequence ATGAACCCCCGCATCCGCCACAAGCTGGACGAAATGTCCGAGCGCCTCATGGAGGTCCAGCTGTTGCTGGCGCAGCCGGAGACGCTGGCGGATGGCGCGCGCTTTCGCGAGTTGTCGCGCGAGTACTCGCAGCTGGAATCGCTGGCGCGCGACTACCGCGAGTACCAGCGGCTGGAGGCGGATCTGGCGGCGACGCGCGCGATGGCCGAGACCGAGCGTGGCGAGATGCGCGAACTGGCGCAGGCCGAGGCCGCCGAGCTGGACACCCACCTGACCCAGTTGGGCGACAGCCTGGCGCTGAACCTGGTGCCGACCGATCCGCGCGACGAGCGCAACCTGTTTCTCGAAGTGCGCGCCGGCACCGGCGGCGATGAGGCGGCGATCTTCGCCGGCGATCTGTTCCGCATGTACACGCGCTACGCCGAATCGCGCGGCTGGCGCGTCGAGATCCTGAGCCAGAGTGCCGGCGAGCACGGCGGCTACAAGGAGATCATCGCGCGCGTCGAGGGGCAAGGCGCCTACTCGGCGCTGAAATACGAGTCCGGCACCCACCGTGTGCAGCGCGTCCCCGCCACGGAGGCCCAGGGGCGCATCCACACCTCGGCGTGCACGGTGGCGATCCTGCCGGAGCTGGATGACGTCGACTCGACCCCGGTCAATCCAGCCGATCTGAAGGTCGACACCTTTCGCGCCTCCGGCGCTGGCGGCCAGCACGTCAACAAGACCGATTCGGCCATCCGCATCACGCACTTGCCCTCCGGCATCGTCGTCGAGTGTCAGGACGAGCGCTCGCAGCACAAGAACCGCGCCCGCGCGCTTTCGCTGCTGCAGGCGCGCCTGACCGACGCCGAACGCAGCCGCCAGGCGGCACAGCAGTCGGAAGACCGTCGCCTGCAGGTGGGCAGCGGGGACCGCTCGCAGCGCATCCGCACCTACAACTTCCCCCAGGGCCGGCTTACCGATCACCGGATCAATCTGACGCTCTACCAGCTGGGCGACATCGTGGAGGGAAACCTCGACCCCGTCGTCGGCCCGCTGCAGCAGGAAGACCGTGCGCAGGCGCTGGAAGCGCTGCTCGGGCGGGCCTGA
- a CDS encoding energy transducer TonB has translation MNDKRTQRASLVPALLLLAAMGLGGCGGDEPAPAASTTPAGAAPTPAQPAATAPAEPTAPQTVAELLEAARTAMKEQRLVQPTGNNAIEYYLKVLEAEPDNRHAQLAILELMPLAQGVAEQMIETNRFDEAQDTLRLLKRAQPTSVVVTNLEQRIVQQRRAEEQRQQAEEEQARLAERQERERAAAAQAAAAAPPPAAEPAPARPATATAPPPAAPTTAPAQTPPTQVASAAPAPSVASTTAPQVKDFQLVKRVNPNYPAQALRARTEGWVELSFTITVNGDVEGVEVVNSEPRRIFDRDAIRALSQWKFSPRIENGKPVAAKARQRLTFSLN, from the coding sequence ATGAACGACAAGCGCACGCAACGGGCAAGCCTGGTGCCCGCACTGCTGTTGCTGGCCGCGATGGGCCTGGGCGGTTGCGGCGGCGATGAGCCCGCACCCGCGGCATCTACCACCCCTGCCGGCGCAGCGCCCACTCCCGCACAACCGGCTGCCACCGCGCCCGCGGAGCCAACCGCGCCGCAGACCGTGGCGGAACTGCTGGAAGCGGCACGCACTGCGATGAAAGAGCAGCGCCTGGTGCAGCCGACCGGCAACAACGCCATCGAGTACTACCTCAAGGTGCTCGAGGCGGAGCCGGACAATCGCCATGCGCAACTCGCCATCCTCGAACTGATGCCGCTGGCGCAGGGCGTGGCCGAGCAGATGATCGAAACCAACCGCTTCGACGAAGCCCAGGACACCCTGCGCCTGCTGAAACGCGCGCAGCCGACCTCGGTGGTGGTGACCAACCTCGAGCAGCGCATCGTGCAGCAGCGTCGCGCCGAGGAGCAGCGCCAGCAGGCGGAAGAAGAACAGGCTCGCCTCGCCGAACGCCAGGAGCGCGAGCGCGCCGCCGCTGCGCAGGCAGCGGCCGCAGCGCCGCCGCCGGCCGCCGAACCCGCGCCGGCGCGCCCTGCTACAGCCACCGCCCCGCCGCCGGCCGCGCCGACTACAGCCCCTGCGCAAACGCCGCCGACTCAGGTCGCTTCGGCTGCACCGGCGCCATCCGTGGCGAGCACGACCGCGCCCCAGGTGAAGGACTTCCAGTTGGTCAAGCGCGTGAACCCGAACTACCCGGCGCAGGCTTTGCGCGCACGCACCGAAGGCTGGGTGGAACTGTCCTTCACCATCACTGTCAACGGCGATGTCGAGGGCGTGGAAGTCGTCAACTCCGAGCCCCGCCGCATCTTCGATCGCGACGCCATCCGCGCGCTCAGCCAGTGGAAGTTCTCGCCGCGCATCGAGAACGGCAAGCCGGTAGCCGCCAAGGCCCGCCAGCGGCTGACCTTCAGCCTGAACTGA
- a CDS encoding serine/threonine protein kinase: MAIANDITSALARPQTLAEDWPQLSHSKEWAPGQQIGPYCLKRRLGEGGMGVVWLAEQLQPLQREVAIKVMSGERRDAWAETWFEIERQALAQLSHRGIAQIYDAGRLPDGALFFAMEYVPGVPLDEFQLQHPLDPRALAALFVQICAAVQHAHQRGLIHRDLKPLNVLVQMADGEPAAKIIDFGIAVRALPGVATPFRVDRVVGTPAYMSPEQKQPGAGGIDARCDLYALGVMLGEALCRAGGPPTDRESIDVTAVHGAVCLELGRNAFERSVAADALRPRLKAAPRELLAIAAKAMSVDREARYESAAAMADDLARWLSRRPVLAMGGGRLYAFRCLVRRNRIASVATTLVLAAILGGSVLAWTGMREAQRARALAEQRRDDAEKLIQFMLGDFADKLRPIGRLDLLDSIGQEAMSYLGDRDGVGNLDSAIRRARALRTLGEVQVTRQQFDMAERTLATGAALLDRFRGQPKAPAELWFEHGTIAFWRGSISYRRRQLETAEQFWLEYLRSAERFSAEAGGDPRGLVERASALNNLGTLAREQGRLNAALEFFLRSAEIKRSMIQGPNDPAMGDLANSLAWIANVRAAKGELAEAWKGASDALAIVAALSKADPTNGRLRQREINYRYMLADYAQQLGDDDRAVEYLQPALELSLEDVQADPSQPRRHAMLARVGFALARLGSAPPALRAGSAQSADTAMQAVAVDAVSQDERRELELLRCLAMVARAGSAERVQSWRACAPPLLVLEASELNSIRLQIALADVGEDVAPGENAAVWPLLEGRLDAVKDKEEQSLHVIQLRWILAKATGSETEALEWRRRLDDVRERLRLKIKELEAA, from the coding sequence ATGGCGATCGCCAACGACATCACCAGCGCGCTCGCACGGCCGCAGACTTTGGCGGAGGACTGGCCGCAGCTCAGCCACAGCAAGGAATGGGCACCCGGTCAGCAGATCGGTCCGTATTGCCTGAAGCGCCGTCTGGGCGAGGGCGGCATGGGGGTGGTCTGGCTGGCCGAACAGTTGCAGCCCTTGCAACGCGAGGTTGCGATCAAGGTCATGTCCGGCGAAAGGCGCGACGCCTGGGCGGAGACCTGGTTCGAGATCGAGCGCCAGGCGCTGGCGCAGTTGTCGCATCGTGGCATTGCGCAGATCTACGACGCCGGCCGCTTGCCGGATGGCGCGCTGTTCTTCGCGATGGAGTATGTGCCCGGGGTGCCGCTGGACGAGTTCCAACTGCAGCACCCGCTGGATCCGCGCGCGCTGGCGGCGCTGTTTGTGCAGATCTGCGCGGCCGTGCAGCACGCCCATCAGCGCGGCCTGATCCATCGCGATCTCAAGCCGCTCAACGTGCTGGTGCAGATGGCGGACGGCGAGCCGGCAGCCAAGATCATCGACTTCGGCATCGCGGTGCGCGCACTGCCCGGCGTGGCCACTCCGTTCCGGGTCGACCGGGTGGTCGGCACGCCAGCCTACATGTCGCCGGAGCAGAAGCAGCCGGGCGCCGGCGGCATCGACGCGCGCTGCGATCTCTACGCGCTCGGCGTCATGCTCGGCGAGGCGCTGTGCCGCGCCGGCGGCCCGCCGACCGACCGCGAGTCGATCGACGTCACCGCCGTGCACGGGGCCGTGTGCCTGGAACTCGGCCGGAACGCCTTCGAGCGCAGCGTCGCGGCCGACGCGCTGCGCCCGCGCCTGAAGGCGGCTCCGCGGGAGCTGCTGGCGATCGCCGCGAAGGCGATGAGCGTGGATCGCGAAGCGCGCTACGAGTCCGCAGCGGCAATGGCCGACGACCTGGCCCGCTGGCTGTCCCGCCGCCCCGTGCTGGCGATGGGCGGCGGGCGCCTGTACGCCTTCCGCTGCCTGGTCCGGCGCAACCGCATCGCCAGCGTCGCCACGACGCTGGTGCTGGCGGCCATTCTCGGCGGCAGCGTTCTCGCCTGGACCGGCATGCGCGAGGCCCAGCGCGCCCGCGCGCTCGCCGAGCAGCGCCGCGACGACGCGGAAAAGCTGATCCAGTTCATGCTCGGCGACTTCGCCGACAAACTGAGGCCGATCGGCCGTCTGGATCTGCTCGACAGCATTGGCCAGGAAGCAATGAGCTACCTGGGAGATCGCGATGGCGTCGGCAATCTGGACAGCGCCATCCGGCGGGCCCGCGCCCTGCGCACACTCGGCGAGGTTCAGGTAACCCGGCAACAATTCGACATGGCTGAACGCACTTTGGCCACGGGGGCGGCATTGCTGGATCGATTTCGCGGGCAACCCAAGGCTCCAGCCGAACTCTGGTTCGAGCATGGAACGATCGCCTTCTGGCGCGGGTCGATCAGCTACCGGCGCCGGCAGCTCGAGACTGCCGAGCAGTTTTGGCTCGAATACTTGAGGAGCGCGGAACGCTTTTCGGCCGAGGCCGGAGGCGATCCCCGCGGTCTGGTGGAACGAGCCTCCGCTCTCAACAATCTCGGAACGCTTGCGCGCGAACAAGGGCGACTGAACGCGGCACTGGAGTTCTTTCTCAGGTCTGCGGAAATCAAGCGCTCCATGATCCAAGGTCCGAACGACCCGGCGATGGGCGATTTGGCAAATTCGCTGGCTTGGATCGCAAACGTGCGTGCAGCCAAGGGTGAACTGGCGGAAGCATGGAAGGGCGCATCGGATGCGCTGGCGATCGTTGCCGCACTGAGCAAGGCAGATCCCACCAACGGACGACTGCGACAGCGCGAAATCAACTACCGCTACATGCTGGCAGACTACGCCCAGCAACTCGGAGACGATGATCGGGCGGTCGAGTATCTGCAACCTGCCTTGGAACTGTCCCTTGAGGATGTGCAGGCAGACCCTTCCCAGCCTCGGCGTCACGCGATGCTTGCTCGGGTGGGATTCGCCTTGGCCCGTCTGGGTTCGGCGCCGCCAGCGCTACGGGCTGGTAGCGCGCAATCCGCGGATACCGCGATGCAGGCAGTGGCCGTAGATGCGGTATCCCAGGATGAGCGCCGTGAACTGGAATTGCTTCGTTGCCTTGCCATGGTTGCGCGCGCTGGGTCGGCCGAGCGGGTGCAATCATGGCGGGCATGCGCACCACCACTGTTGGTCCTCGAAGCGAGTGAGCTGAATTCGATAAGGCTGCAGATCGCGCTCGCGGACGTTGGCGAGGATGTCGCCCCGGGAGAAAATGCCGCGGTCTGGCCCTTGCTTGAAGGCCGGCTGGATGCCGTCAAGGACAAGGAAGAACAGTCGCTTCATGTCATTCAGTTGCGGTGGATCCTGGCCAAGGCCACCGGCAGCGAAACGGAAGCCCTGGAATGGCGTCGTCGTCTCGACGATGTGCGTGAGAGGTTGCGCTTGAAAATCAAAGAACTGGAGGCAGCATGA
- a CDS encoding response regulator has translation MFKRERLAQVEAKAASDGPKHTVLIVDDEEGNLKALRGVLGSAFNILEARDGQAALELLQSLPPEQVPSVILSDQRMPRMTGVELFSHLRESLPATIRIIITGFVDVGAIVDAINRAGIYKFVVKPYDQNQLRLEVDRAIEASEERKRIQGQIQDLESKAGESLRKLERNIEALRRAHAEIARAGLVDELTGLGNRRFLINALDGREISARQAGADPQDTARSAFLVLQVDDFAGINDRHGEAAGNAVLRGVAAVLRERAPQGAVLVRLDGATFLLHLPAVDDALARSFARGLANAIGAGGIDIGTGEPLRISCSIGVAGLPFVEGQPALAGWELAYAVAGGALRLARRAGPGSVVSLSPAGALPDGFARAVSSDPQPLVDAGVLRAVGES, from the coding sequence ATGTTCAAGCGCGAACGGCTCGCCCAGGTCGAGGCGAAGGCAGCCAGCGATGGGCCGAAGCACACGGTCCTGATCGTCGACGACGAGGAAGGCAACCTCAAGGCGCTGCGCGGCGTGCTCGGCAGTGCCTTCAACATCCTCGAGGCGCGCGACGGCCAGGCCGCGCTGGAACTGCTGCAGTCGCTGCCGCCGGAGCAGGTCCCGAGCGTGATCCTGAGCGACCAGCGGATGCCGCGCATGACCGGCGTCGAGTTGTTCTCGCACTTGCGCGAGAGCCTGCCGGCGACCATCCGCATCATCATCACCGGCTTTGTCGACGTCGGCGCGATCGTCGATGCGATCAATCGCGCCGGCATCTACAAATTCGTGGTCAAGCCTTACGACCAGAATCAGCTGCGGCTGGAAGTGGACCGCGCCATCGAGGCCTCGGAGGAGCGCAAGCGCATCCAGGGGCAGATCCAGGACCTGGAATCGAAGGCGGGCGAGAGCCTGCGCAAGCTGGAACGCAACATCGAGGCGCTGCGCCGGGCGCATGCCGAGATCGCGCGCGCCGGGCTGGTGGACGAGCTGACCGGCCTGGGCAACCGGCGCTTCCTGATCAATGCCCTCGATGGGCGCGAGATCAGTGCGCGCCAGGCCGGCGCGGATCCGCAGGACACCGCCCGCAGCGCCTTCCTGGTGCTCCAGGTGGACGACTTCGCCGGGATCAACGATCGCCATGGCGAGGCGGCTGGCAATGCCGTGTTGCGCGGCGTGGCTGCCGTGCTGCGCGAGCGCGCCCCGCAGGGCGCGGTGCTGGTGCGCCTGGACGGCGCGACCTTCCTGCTGCACCTGCCCGCGGTGGACGATGCGCTGGCGCGCAGCTTTGCCCGCGGGCTGGCGAACGCGATCGGCGCTGGCGGAATCGACATCGGGACCGGTGAGCCCTTGCGCATCAGCTGTTCCATCGGTGTCGCCGGCCTGCCCTTCGTCGAAGGCCAACCGGCGCTCGCGGGCTGGGAACTGGCCTACGCGGTCGCCGGCGGTGCGCTCCGCCTGGCCCGTCGCGCCGGCCCCGGCAGCGTCGTGTCGCTGTCTCCCGCGGGCGCATTGCCGGACGGTTTCGCGCGCGCCGTCAGCAGCGATCCGCAGCCGCTGGTCGACGCCGGCGTGCTGCGCGCAGTGGGCGAGTCCTAG
- a CDS encoding SpoIIE family protein phosphatase: MSVPEDSVELQARPMRVPPTLTSFVLSLVVMLMTCGVAWYLHGQARVALIDEIQGSLARLARLTAARIDGDVHDRLRQGVRKDSAEYFAQNRFMLQLPAIDPEIAYAYTAIEQDGKVWLILDTEPPDGPDDMEVMQPYDDAPEALRTALRERKSLISQPYTDQWGTFITAYAPFNNRAGQFAGVVGVDLGLAQYEARLQAMQRATWAIYAAGTVLSILIGLALYWSYKRGGAVEQLGRQLNNVNALLQVSKVLGSNVGLDNLLPQIVSSATSVMRAERSSLFLYDKGKRQLVGRVTEGAGAGQEFVIPDSRGVAGRVVRTGQMANVKDPRQDPDFDDAFDRQSGFHTRAILAVPILDSKKNVLGVLQALNPRDNQPFDHNDELMLTALAAQVQVALERERLNQTASESRKVDDALRFAQSIQLGMLPQRFPDPAVSGVELHARLLPAKVVGGDFYDFIWIDFNLLGLVIADVSGKGIPAALLMAKAMTLIRAHLDALQNPAEALRKANEELAKDNDQAMFVTAFVAMFDVHTGELTYSNAGHNNPLLLREGAAQEIGGGMSVPLGADEGAEFGNLQEQLQPGDVLFLFTDGVSEAMDPENQEYGDARMRDCLLANCALPMAGLIDACVDSVRSFARGAAQSDDITVMAMRVPAD; the protein is encoded by the coding sequence ATGAGCGTGCCGGAGGATTCGGTCGAGTTGCAGGCGCGCCCGATGCGGGTGCCGCCGACCCTGACCAGCTTCGTGCTGTCGCTGGTGGTGATGCTGATGACCTGCGGCGTCGCCTGGTACCTGCATGGCCAGGCGCGCGTCGCCCTGATCGACGAGATCCAGGGCAGCCTGGCGCGCCTCGCACGGCTGACCGCCGCGCGCATCGACGGCGATGTGCACGACCGCCTGCGCCAGGGCGTGCGCAAGGACAGCGCGGAGTACTTCGCGCAGAACCGCTTCATGCTGCAACTGCCGGCGATCGACCCGGAGATCGCCTACGCGTACACCGCGATCGAACAGGACGGGAAGGTCTGGCTGATCCTCGACACCGAGCCGCCCGACGGTCCCGACGACATGGAGGTGATGCAGCCCTACGACGATGCCCCCGAAGCGCTGCGCACGGCGCTGCGCGAGCGCAAGTCGCTGATCTCCCAGCCCTACACCGATCAATGGGGCACCTTCATCACCGCCTATGCGCCGTTCAACAACCGCGCGGGCCAGTTCGCCGGGGTGGTCGGTGTGGACCTGGGACTGGCCCAGTACGAGGCGCGGCTGCAGGCGATGCAGCGGGCGACCTGGGCGATCTATGCGGCGGGCACCGTGCTGTCGATCCTGATCGGGCTGGCGCTCTACTGGTCGTACAAGCGCGGCGGCGCAGTCGAGCAACTGGGGCGGCAGCTCAATAACGTCAATGCGCTGCTGCAGGTGTCCAAGGTGCTGGGGTCGAACGTCGGCCTCGACAATCTGCTGCCGCAGATCGTGTCCAGCGCCACCTCGGTGATGCGCGCCGAGCGCTCCAGCCTGTTCCTTTACGACAAGGGCAAGCGCCAGTTGGTCGGGCGGGTCACCGAAGGCGCCGGGGCGGGGCAGGAATTCGTGATCCCCGACAGCCGCGGCGTGGCCGGGCGGGTGGTGCGCACCGGGCAGATGGCCAATGTCAAAGACCCGCGCCAGGATCCGGATTTCGACGATGCCTTCGACCGCCAGTCCGGCTTCCACACGCGGGCGATCCTCGCGGTGCCGATCCTCGATTCCAAGAAGAACGTCCTCGGCGTGCTGCAGGCGTTGAATCCGCGCGACAACCAGCCCTTCGACCACAACGACGAGCTGATGCTGACCGCGCTGGCGGCCCAGGTGCAGGTGGCGCTGGAGCGCGAGCGCCTGAACCAGACCGCCAGCGAGAGCCGCAAGGTGGACGATGCGCTGCGCTTCGCCCAGTCGATCCAGCTCGGCATGCTGCCGCAGCGCTTCCCGGATCCGGCCGTTTCCGGGGTGGAGCTGCACGCGCGCCTGCTGCCGGCCAAGGTGGTCGGCGGCGATTTCTACGACTTCATCTGGATCGACTTCAACCTGCTCGGCCTGGTGATCGCGGATGTGTCGGGCAAGGGCATCCCGGCGGCGCTGCTGATGGCCAAGGCGATGACCCTGATCCGCGCCCACCTGGATGCCTTGCAGAACCCCGCCGAGGCGCTGCGCAAGGCCAACGAGGAGCTGGCCAAGGACAACGACCAGGCGATGTTCGTCACCGCCTTCGTGGCCATGTTCGACGTGCACACCGGCGAGCTGACCTACAGCAATGCGGGGCACAACAATCCGCTGCTGCTGCGCGAAGGCGCGGCGCAGGAGATCGGCGGCGGCATGTCGGTGCCGCTCGGCGCCGACGAAGGCGCGGAATTCGGCAACTTGCAGGAACAGTTGCAGCCGGGCGATGTGCTGTTCCTGTTCACCGATGGCGTCAGCGAGGCGATGGACCCGGAGAACCAGGAATACGGCGATGCCCGCATGCGCGATTGCCTGCTGGCCAACTGCGCCCTGCCGATGGCGGGTCTGATCGATGCCTGTGTCGACAGCGTGCGCAGCTTCGCGCGCGGCGCGGCCCAGAGCGACGACATCACGGTGATGGCGATGCGCGTGCCGGCGGATTGA
- a CDS encoding FKBP-type peptidyl-prolyl cis-trans isomerase has protein sequence MKQYLIAAALAAAMLAACSPSTPPAAPAPTSAAIQENPNMITTASGLQYEVLTEGTGPKPKASDTVTVHYKGTLTNGKVFDSSYDRGEPISFPLDRVIKGWTEGLQLMSVGSKYRLTIPSQLGYGAAGAGGVIPPNATLIFEVELLKIN, from the coding sequence ATGAAGCAGTACCTGATCGCCGCAGCGCTCGCCGCCGCAATGCTGGCCGCCTGCAGCCCATCCACCCCGCCCGCCGCCCCCGCGCCCACGTCCGCCGCCATCCAGGAGAACCCGAACATGATCACCACCGCCAGCGGACTGCAGTACGAGGTGCTGACCGAAGGCACCGGGCCGAAGCCCAAGGCCAGCGACACCGTGACCGTGCACTACAAGGGCACGCTGACCAATGGCAAGGTCTTCGACAGTTCCTACGACCGCGGCGAACCGATCAGCTTCCCGCTGGATCGCGTGATCAAGGGCTGGACCGAGGGCCTGCAGCTGATGTCGGTCGGCTCGAAGTACCGCCTGACGATTCCGTCCCAGCTCGGCTACGGCGCCGCCGGTGCCGGCGGCGTGATTCCGCCGAATGCGACCCTGATCTTCGAAGTGGAACTGCTGAAGATCAACTGA